Proteins encoded together in one Hevea brasiliensis isolate MT/VB/25A 57/8 chromosome 16, ASM3005281v1, whole genome shotgun sequence window:
- the LOC110671335 gene encoding probable serine/threonine-protein kinase At1g54610 → MGCAQGKFSSACSPSTGLQKLKIENGYMEKREYAGHRRSTGLRFSGRLNNSDPPPKNYNGGFSSDGSGGGSGGDRKYSNRSGEKEGIDGDGRKDSQRALLNDTEELVDGWPKWLTDNVPKKVLASLVPKSAENYDKIDKVGQGTYSNVYKARDRDTGKIVALKKVRFDTSEPESVKFMAREIMILQKLDHPNVVKLEGIATSRLHYSLYLVFDFMQTDLASIITCPEGRLTEPQVKSYMHQLLSGLQHCHERGILHRDIKGSNLLIDKSGMLKIADFGLANYYSPEHKRPLTSRVVTLWYRAPELLLGSTDYGVGIDLWSAGCLLAEMISGRPIMPGRTEVEQLHRIFKLCGTPSEDYWKKLKLSTTFRPPKSYKPSLFEAFGEFPESSLGLLSTLLALDPAYRGSASSALQNEFFYTCPLACDLSGLPVIWREEDEFAQAREQRKHGKSKMKRRARTYRERGSKDLMAEKPKEDSTQSKEEPEKNGEPKKVQIQEPGSSTSSSSSGTKLTRQAESPPFLASPFPSSKQTIMSPRTRGLLPLPAYKTSSKKYNNDSLYILNQVNRSASTREFRKLNQGKRLQRYAMDN, encoded by the exons ATGGGCTGTGCACAGGGCAAGTTTTCATCAGCATGTTCACCATCGACAGGTTTACAGAAGCTAAAGATAGAAAATGGGTATATGGAAAAAAGAGAGTATGCAGGTCATAGAAGGTCCACGGGGCTGAGGTTCTCTGGTAGGCTGAATAATTCTGACCCACCGCCCAAGAATTACAATGGTGGCTTTAGTAGTGACGGCAGCGGAGGAGGCAGTGGAGGAGACAGGAAATATAGCAACAGAAGCGGAGAGAAAGAAGGCATTGATGGTGATGGTAGAAAGGATTCCCAGAGAGCTTTGCTCAATGATACGGAGGAGCTGGTGGATGGGTGGCCTAAGTGGCTCACTGATAATGTTCCCAAAAAGGTTTTGGCTAGTTTAGTTCCAAAAAGTGCTGAGAATTATGATAAGATTGATAAG GTAGGTCAGGGAACCTACAGCAATGTGTATAAAGCTCGAGATAGGGACACCGGAAAAATTGTAGCTTTGAAGAAGGTTCGTTTCGACACATCAGAACCCGAGAGTGTGAAATTTATGGCCAGAGAGATCATGATTTTGCAGAAGTTAGATCATCCCAACGTGGTAAAGCTTGAAGGAATTGCCACATCCAGACTGCACTATAGTCTTTATCTTGTTTTCGATTTCATGCAGACAGATTTAGCATCGATCATCACCTGTCCCGAAGGGAGGCTTACTGAACCACAG GTCAAGAGTTATATGCATCAGCTTCTTTCAGGTCTGCAGCACTGCCACGAAAGGGGAATTCTGCACAGAGATATTAAAGGATCTAATTTACTAATTGATAAAAGTGGGATGCTAAAGATTGCTGATTTTGGGCTGGCAAATTATTATTCTCCTGAACACAAACGTCCTCTCACAAGCAGGGTCGTGACGCTTTGGTATAGAGCTCCTGAGCTGTTGTTGGGTTCGACAGACTATGGAGTGGGTATTGATCTTTGGAGTGCTGGATGCCTCTTGGCAGAAATGATTTCTGGCAGGCCAATCATGCCAGGAAGAACTGAG GTTGAACAGCTACATAGGATTTTTAAGCTATGCGGCACTCCTTCTGAAGATTATTGGAAAAAGCTAAAGCTGTCTACAACCTTCCGGCCTCCAAAATCTTACAAACCTAGTCTTTTCGAAGCTTTCGGGGAATTTCCTGAATCGTCTTTGGGTCTATTGAGCACTCTTCTTGCTCTAGATCCTGCATACCGAGGCTCTGCATCTTCAGCTCTCCAGAATGAA TTCTTTTACACATGCCCTTTGGCCTGCGACCTATCAGGTCTACCTGTAATTTGGCGAGAGGAGGATGAATTTGCTCAAGCTAGAGAGCAGAGAAA GCATGGGAAATCTAAAATGAAACGAAGGGCTCGAACATATCGTGAGCGTGGAAGCAAAGATCTAATGGCTGAAAAACCAAAAGAAGATTCTACCCAGTCTAAAGAG GAGCCAGAGAAGAATGGTGAGCCAAAAAAGGTCCAAATTCAGGAGCCTGGCAGCAGTACTAGCAGCAGCTCATCTGGAACAAAGCTGACTCGCCAAGCAGAAAGCCCACCATTCTTGGCCTCACCATTTCCATCTTCTAAGCAAACAATAATGTCTCCAAGAACCAGAGGCCTACTCCCATTACCTGCCTATAAAACCAGCAGCAAGAAGTACAATAATGACAgcttgtacatattaaatcagGTGAATAGGTCTGCTTCCACAAGAGAATTCAGAAAACTAAATCAAGGGAAACGTTTACAACGCTATGCAATGGATAACTAG
- the LOC110671366 gene encoding uncharacterized protein LOC110671366 gives MMMEKSKSYPEYSSSFSGELSNSYSFNGPCQKENGFATSNDPELKRKKRIASYNMSTMEGKLKSSARNSFKWIKSKFSTTYVRYGV, from the coding sequence ATGATGATGGAGAAGAGCAAGTCGTACCCAGAATACTCATCGTCTTTCTCAGGAGAATTATCCAATTCGTATAGCTTCAACGGGCCATGCCAGAAAGAAAATGGGTTTGCAACATCAAACGATCCAGAGctgaagagaaagaagagaataGCTTCCTATAATATGTCAACCATGGAAGGGAAGCTTAAATCTAGTGCAAGAAACAGCTTCAAATGGATCAAGAGCAAGTTCAGTACTACTTATGTTCGTTATGGTGTGTGA